In Janibacter cremeus, a genomic segment contains:
- a CDS encoding LysR family transcriptional regulator — MPIDLALHHLRAIVALADHGTFTAAAAALQVAQSSLSRSIQESERRLRVPLFLRTTRRVTLTPDGEAIVAVARSLVANVDTGLEHMAGYLAGTRGSLRIATLPSLAATLLPPFLLALRSSYPTMHIHVADSLNEQVWAAVGKGRADVAITALSGPVPRGYEIRPLAEDDFFVAVPGTHPWAGEPKLRWSQLADVPLVSFSPASSIQPLVRQALDNHRAIPEEEVAAQNIGAVGGLVAGGLGLGVVPGFVLPLLDFAGLTFIPLRPRVSRKIVLVRSRDRPLTPVAHAWVDIVTGPHRPDLRGVRWQG; from the coding sequence ATGCCGATAGATCTGGCCTTGCATCACCTACGCGCCATCGTGGCGTTGGCCGACCACGGCACCTTCACCGCGGCCGCCGCGGCGCTCCAGGTCGCTCAGTCGTCCCTCAGCAGGTCGATCCAGGAGAGCGAGCGTCGCCTGCGCGTGCCACTGTTTCTGCGGACCACCCGTCGGGTGACCCTCACCCCCGATGGCGAGGCGATCGTTGCCGTCGCCCGCAGCTTGGTTGCGAACGTGGACACCGGACTGGAACACATGGCCGGATACCTTGCCGGGACCAGAGGCAGTTTGCGGATCGCCACACTGCCTTCTCTGGCCGCAACGTTGCTCCCCCCGTTCCTACTCGCCCTCCGCTCGAGCTACCCGACGATGCACATTCACGTCGCGGACAGCCTCAACGAGCAGGTCTGGGCCGCCGTCGGCAAAGGCCGAGCAGACGTGGCCATCACGGCACTCAGCGGCCCGGTACCGCGGGGCTACGAGATCCGGCCATTGGCCGAGGACGACTTCTTCGTCGCAGTTCCTGGCACGCATCCATGGGCAGGCGAGCCTAAATTGCGATGGTCACAGCTCGCTGACGTCCCGCTCGTCTCCTTTTCACCGGCCAGCAGCATCCAACCCCTGGTTCGGCAGGCACTCGACAACCACAGAGCCATTCCCGAGGAAGAAGTAGCCGCCCAGAACATCGGCGCTGTCGGTGGTCTGGTGGCCGGAGGGCTGGGTCTCGGGGTCGTCCCGGGGTTCGTGCTGCCGCTGCTGGATTTCGCCGGACTGACATTTATTCCGCTCCGTCCACGTGTGTCGCGCAAGATCGTGCTGGTGCGCTCCCGCGATCGGCCACTGACGCCTGTCGCGCACGCGTGGGTGGACATCGTCACGGGCCCGCACCGCCCTGACCTGAGAGGCGTCAGGTGGCAAGGGTGA
- a CDS encoding CitMHS family transporter, translating to MLSAMGYATIIIILALLLTNRVTAVVALAGVPVVTALLAGFSIGEVGEFIGAGLGSVVGVTTMFVFAIVYFGLMRDAGLFDPIIGRIVGWAGNAPVTIAVATTALACVAHLDGAGATTFLITIPAMLPLYDRLGMSRLTLSVCVGMGAGVMNIMPWGGPTARAATTTGIDANDLWVPLIPSQLVGIVGALAIAWYLGRREHRRLGLGADMTAPNQTPAMSLTGGGSGTAVTSGPAAGDASSDDQRGVEPRDPLELSDEEQELRRPRLFWFNAALTVLVLAALIAGFAPPEMIFLVGVVVALVVNYPGLRRQTTRIEAHATGAMLMATTLLAAGAFLGILGESGMIDAMASSAAGVVPSAVGPALPLIIGVLGVPLSLLFGPDAYYFGVMPVLTALGEQYGVPAEAIAQASMMGQETVGFPISPLTGSFYLLVGLAGVDIGRHIRALFGWAWLLSLLMLATAFITTAIPVWVS from the coding sequence ATGCTCTCCGCCATGGGTTACGCCACGATCATCATCATCCTCGCCTTGCTCCTGACGAACCGGGTCACGGCCGTCGTCGCACTCGCCGGCGTGCCAGTCGTCACTGCTCTGCTTGCCGGGTTCTCCATTGGAGAGGTGGGCGAGTTCATCGGGGCCGGGCTTGGCAGCGTGGTCGGGGTCACGACGATGTTCGTCTTCGCGATCGTCTACTTCGGCTTGATGCGCGATGCCGGGCTCTTCGACCCGATCATCGGGCGCATCGTGGGTTGGGCCGGGAATGCTCCGGTCACGATCGCCGTGGCCACTACGGCTCTCGCATGTGTGGCGCACCTGGACGGAGCGGGCGCGACCACCTTCCTGATCACCATTCCGGCCATGCTGCCGTTGTACGACCGTCTCGGGATGAGTCGCTTGACCTTGTCCGTGTGTGTCGGCATGGGCGCCGGGGTGATGAACATCATGCCCTGGGGCGGGCCGACGGCCCGAGCCGCGACCACGACCGGCATAGATGCCAACGACCTGTGGGTGCCGTTGATCCCATCGCAGCTCGTCGGCATCGTTGGTGCCCTGGCGATCGCCTGGTACCTCGGGCGCCGTGAGCACCGCCGCTTGGGCCTGGGTGCCGACATGACCGCTCCCAACCAGACACCGGCCATGAGCCTGACGGGCGGCGGTAGCGGAACCGCCGTGACGAGCGGTCCCGCCGCAGGTGACGCGTCATCCGATGACCAGCGTGGAGTTGAGCCTCGAGACCCCCTGGAACTTTCGGACGAGGAGCAGGAGCTGCGTCGACCGCGATTGTTCTGGTTCAACGCGGCACTGACCGTGCTCGTACTGGCGGCCCTGATCGCAGGCTTCGCCCCGCCGGAGATGATCTTCCTGGTCGGCGTCGTGGTCGCGCTCGTCGTGAACTACCCGGGTCTGCGTCGGCAGACGACCCGCATCGAGGCGCACGCAACAGGCGCGATGCTCATGGCGACCACGCTCCTCGCGGCCGGCGCTTTCCTGGGAATCCTCGGCGAGAGCGGCATGATCGACGCAATGGCCTCCAGCGCCGCCGGTGTCGTACCGTCAGCCGTCGGCCCTGCCCTGCCACTGATCATCGGGGTGCTGGGGGTGCCCCTGAGCTTGCTGTTCGGGCCCGACGCCTACTACTTCGGGGTCATGCCCGTCCTGACCGCGCTCGGTGAGCAGTACGGCGTCCCCGCGGAGGCCATCGCACAGGCATCGATGATGGGCCAGGAGACCGTCGGCTTCCCCATCAGCCCGCTGACTGGCTCGTTCTATCTGCTGGTGGGCCTTGCCGGAGTCGACATCGGCCGACACATCCGAGCCCTGTTCGGGTGGGCGTGGCTGCTGAGCCTGCTCATGCTGGCGACTGCCTTCATCACCACCGCGATCCCGGTGTGGGTCTCATGA
- a CDS encoding acyclic terpene utilization AtuA family protein → MSSSRASGTHREHVRIGAGSGFAGDRIDPARALAEHGALDYLVFETLGERTIAQANARRLAGTGVAFDALLPQRLEATLGPMVNQGSTIVTNGGGSDPDAAADMTADLATRVAGPAGRPVRIASITGDDVMDIVRDLDPVVWENGRPLSEQNGELVSANAYIGAASIVEALELGADVVIGGRLADPSLYLGPLAHAHGWDLDADPEILGRGTVIGHLLECAGQLTGGYYADPVTKPVPRMADLGFPFADVTADGAAVLGKLKGTGGTLTPRTATEQLLYEVGDPAGYITPDVVADFTTVRLDHAGHDQVAVTGGTGRERTDTLKVTLGFRGSWLGEGQITYAGPRSLARAQLAAEIVEERLVTVHGLDAEAITVEYIGAGAAFRGLGETVDPHEVRLRVSAVVPDQQQAEAVGWEVEALYTNGPAGGGGARRSAHPMLAIRSCLIPRHLVPTSVQMREVRA, encoded by the coding sequence ATGAGCTCATCGCGCGCGTCGGGTACACACCGTGAGCACGTGCGTATCGGGGCAGGCAGTGGTTTCGCAGGGGACCGGATCGATCCCGCGCGTGCCTTGGCTGAGCACGGAGCCCTGGACTACCTCGTCTTCGAGACGCTCGGTGAGCGCACCATCGCTCAGGCCAACGCACGCCGTCTCGCGGGCACGGGTGTCGCGTTCGACGCGCTCCTGCCACAACGACTCGAAGCCACACTCGGCCCAATGGTCAACCAAGGATCGACCATCGTCACCAATGGCGGCGGCTCCGACCCGGACGCGGCCGCGGACATGACAGCCGACCTGGCCACCCGTGTTGCCGGCCCAGCTGGTCGACCGGTTCGGATCGCCTCGATCACCGGTGATGACGTCATGGACATCGTCCGAGACCTCGACCCGGTGGTGTGGGAGAACGGCCGGCCCCTGTCCGAGCAAAACGGCGAGCTCGTGAGCGCCAACGCCTACATTGGCGCTGCATCCATCGTCGAAGCCCTCGAGTTAGGGGCAGACGTGGTCATCGGCGGTCGACTGGCCGACCCGTCCCTCTACCTCGGACCGCTGGCCCATGCGCATGGCTGGGACCTCGACGCCGACCCAGAGATTCTCGGCCGCGGAACCGTGATCGGCCATCTCCTTGAGTGTGCCGGGCAGTTGACCGGGGGCTACTACGCCGACCCAGTGACCAAACCAGTACCTCGAATGGCTGACCTCGGCTTCCCATTCGCCGACGTGACCGCCGACGGTGCGGCCGTGCTCGGCAAGCTCAAGGGAACCGGCGGGACGCTGACCCCGCGGACCGCAACAGAACAACTGCTCTACGAGGTGGGGGACCCAGCGGGATACATCACCCCGGACGTGGTCGCGGACTTCACAACAGTCCGCCTCGACCACGCAGGCCACGACCAGGTGGCCGTGACTGGCGGCACCGGGCGGGAACGGACCGACACCCTGAAGGTCACGCTTGGATTCCGCGGCAGCTGGCTCGGCGAAGGGCAGATCACCTACGCCGGGCCCCGCAGCCTGGCCCGCGCGCAACTGGCCGCTGAAATCGTCGAAGAGCGCCTCGTGACAGTTCACGGACTCGACGCCGAGGCAATCACGGTCGAGTACATCGGAGCCGGTGCCGCTTTCCGTGGCCTCGGCGAGACGGTAGACCCCCACGAGGTGCGGCTGCGCGTATCAGCCGTCGTCCCGGACCAGCAACAGGCCGAGGCCGTCGGGTGGGAAGTCGAGGCCCTCTACACGAACGGTCCTGCAGGAGGTGGGGGCGCTCGGCGCTCAGCACATCCGATGCTGGCCATCCGCTCCTGCCTGATCCCACGCCACCTCGTACCAACGAGCGTCCAGATGCGAGAGGTCCGAGCATGA
- a CDS encoding AtuA-related protein, with product MTRVDELAHVRAGDKGDHLILGVVPWDQEAYDQLAERLTPERVARAYRPLVTGPVQRSCLPELPALIFTLPGVLGAGVTGSPVLDGHGKTLSYHLLTVEI from the coding sequence ATGACACGCGTAGACGAACTCGCCCACGTCCGCGCCGGCGACAAAGGCGATCACTTGATCCTTGGCGTAGTGCCGTGGGACCAAGAGGCGTATGACCAGTTGGCCGAGCGGCTGACCCCAGAGCGTGTGGCACGCGCGTACCGTCCCTTAGTCACCGGGCCAGTCCAGCGTTCGTGCCTGCCCGAACTGCCCGCGCTCATCTTCACCCTCCCCGGAGTCCTCGGCGCGGGAGTCACCGGATCACCCGTCCTCGACGGACACGGCAAAACCCTCAGCTATCACCTCCTGACTGTCGAGATATGA